One Mesoaciditoga lauensis cd-1655R = DSM 25116 genomic window, TAAGTATGATTTCACCTCTAAACATTTTACATTTTCCAAGATAAGATTGACAAAAGATTCTTCTGTAATGGCATAACCAAGCAATATTAACACTTTTAATCCTGATGAAGCAATTATCGGAATAACAAGAGTGTTTCCTTCATCGCGGGACATCTTGATTCTTATCTTCGTCTTCAAGGCTATAAGTGCAGCCTCTTTTAGTTCTTCATCTAATTCAAAGGTTGAAAAATCCACTCCTCCATCTTCTGAGAGTATGGCCACTTCTGCATCGGTTATTTTTTTTAGCTTTTCTCCCATTTCAGCGTAAGACAGAATCATGTTTTTCTTCCTTCCTAAGGCTGAAGATGCAGCCACAATAATTTTGGCGATATAAATTCAGTTCTTTTGAATATCGCACGCTCTCTAAAAAACCGTCTTTCTTTCTGAAAATGCTCGTGAAATATTTCAGTCCAACATTTTTAGCTATCTTTTCTCCAATATCGTTTATGAAATTAACGTCTTTATGAGGGCTTGTCGTCAAAGATGTGGTAAAAGAATCAAATCCCAACTTCTTTGCTTCCAGTGCTGTTTGCCTTAACCTGTAAGCAATACAGGCTCTACATCTCATTCCACCTTCCGGCAAATTTTCTAACCCTCTTACCACTTTAAACCATTTTTCGGGTTCGTAAGGAGGATAGATAACCTTAAAATTCCACGCCTTCGAAAGTATCTCTACAGCTTTTTTTCTTTTTTCATACTCTTGAAGTGGTTGAACGTTTGGGTTAAAAAAATATCCCACCACTTCATGTTCAACCGACAACCGCTTGTAAGCGGTTGTCGCGTCCGGTGCACAACATATGTGCAAAAGGATTTTCACCTATTTATCACCTTTCGAACTTTGTCCTTTAAAGATTCCACATCAAGCCCTTCCATTTCGTAAAGCATCTTGGCAGTACCAGAACGAGTGTAGTCAGTTAAACCTATTTTATCAAATGTTTTAGGATATGTCCCGTTGTCAGTTATGAACTCAGATATGGAAGCCGCTAAGCCGGTATGAACGTTGTGATCTTCAAAGGTAATTATATGCTTGGAAGTGATGTACTCACCTATCCATTTCGGAAGCTCAAAAGGACATGGAACGCCTATAACACTCACCTTTATTCCCTCTTTTTCTAATTCATCTGCTGCTTTAACCGCTATGTGAGCCGTTTGTCCGTAAGAGAATATTGTGACCTCTTCTCCTTTTCTGAAAAGATCACATTCTCCATATTCGAATTTGTAATTTTCATCGAAAAACGCTTCACCATTTTTCTTTCGTATTATAGGTATTTTGGACCTTCCAATGGCTACCGCGTAATTGCCATACACCTTGGCTATGTATCTTATCACCTTATCCGTTTGATTGGCATCTTGAGGTACCACAAGGTTGAAGTGGTAAAGGTTTCGCAAAGCGCCGGTGTAATCCACACAATGATGGGTTTTTCCATCTTCACCGACGTCCGTTCCCACATGGGTAACGATCAATTTTACATTCGTGCGATTTATATCGTTAAGCCTTTGTTGGTTGTAAGTCTCATCTATCCCAAAAACCCCGAAATCACTGAAGAAAGTTACAACTCCTTGGGCGGATAATGCCCCGGCAATGGTGGCAGCATTGTGTTCTTGAATTCCCACTTGGTAGAATGATTGAGGAGCGACACTCTCGGCCATGTTCGTTTTCGTGGAAGGTTTCAAATCGCAATCAAGAATGGCAACTGGCGTGTTTCCTTTTTTCTTTTCATTGAAAAATACGATGTCCGCCAATGCTCTTCCGAAGGCATCTCTGTTCGCGACACTCTGGCTTACGTCGTAGATTCTGCTTTCTCCCGTATCAACTTTTACATCGTACGTGGGAACTTCAAAGTGAGGTTTATCAAACTGTTTCCGCTTTTCTATGTATTTTTCGAGATCGTTTTCCAATCCAAGTTCTTTTAAGGCCCTGTCACATTCATCTACACTAAGAGGCTTACCGTGATATGTAACATCATCTTCCATGAAAG contains:
- a CDS encoding epoxyqueuosine reductase QueH — encoded protein: MKILLHICCAPDATTAYKRLSVEHEVVGYFFNPNVQPLQEYEKRKKAVEILSKAWNFKVIYPPYEPEKWFKVVRGLENLPEGGMRCRACIAYRLRQTALEAKKLGFDSFTTSLTTSPHKDVNFINDIGEKIAKNVGLKYFTSIFRKKDGFLESVRYSKELNLYRQNYCGCIFSLRKEEKHDSVLR
- a CDS encoding transketolase, giving the protein MLKKRFEDEKLSEEKVAKLKELGRLCRGDILKMTTVAKSGHPGGSMSSIDIYLTVFSNAAIDPKDPFNPQRDRIVVSHGHTSPGVYSALGRLGFLDIDDVIAGFRLAKSPYEGHVTRGIPGVEWSTGNLGQGLSAACGMALAAKIRGEDYHVFALMSDAEQAKGQVGEARRFAKKYGLSNITVIIDYNDAQISGHMRNVMYVNIKGEYEAAGWRVIETDGHDYSQIYNAVRYALVNNDVPTAILARTIMGKGVSFMEDDVTYHGKPLSVDECDRALKELGLENDLEKYIEKRKQFDKPHFEVPTYDVKVDTGESRIYDVSQSVANRDAFGRALADIVFFNEKKKGNTPVAILDCDLKPSTKTNMAESVAPQSFYQVGIQEHNAATIAGALSAQGVVTFFSDFGVFGIDETYNQQRLNDINRTNVKLIVTHVGTDVGEDGKTHHCVDYTGALRNLYHFNLVVPQDANQTDKVIRYIAKVYGNYAVAIGRSKIPIIRKKNGEAFFDENYKFEYGECDLFRKGEEVTIFSYGQTAHIAVKAADELEKEGIKVSVIGVPCPFELPKWIGEYITSKHIITFEDHNVHTGLAASISEFITDNGTYPKTFDKIGLTDYTRSGTAKMLYEMEGLDVESLKDKVRKVINR
- a CDS encoding PucR family transcriptional regulator is translated as MILSYAEMGEKLKKITDAEVAILSEDGGVDFSTFELDEELKEAALIALKTKIRIKMSRDEGNTLVIPIIASSGLKVLILLGYAITEESFVNLILENVKCLEVKSYLPPKRIAKVEAIKSHGELIETLMLFFDNDSSIVKTSLVMNVHRNTVLYRLNKVKELTGLDPKKFKDAVKLYFALESIDVEKEGGAS